The Fortiea contorta PCC 7126 genome has a segment encoding these proteins:
- a CDS encoding ATP-binding protein produces MEETLKILVVDDDEVDRMTVRRALTKASIKMELSEAKDGQSAIFALTNHEYDCVFLDYRLPDQDGLSLINQIQVAEIKVPLVVLTGQGDEQIAVELMKAGATDYLTKSRISSETLARILRNAVRVHRAEMQIAIANQQIRENHELLIRKNQELEKQRQQIQLQNLKLLEASRLKSQFLGTMSHELRTPMNAIIGFSQILLRPKFGQLTHQQTDMVERIFNNGKHLLMLLNEVLDFSKLEAGRLELKPELFELPKIINSTVAEMRPLFENKKLSLIVQVDLANPVIFNDSVRVRQILVNLLSNANKFTEAGEVWVEVNEIPGNRIAIAVRDTGIGIAPQDFQHIFEAFRQVDQSITRKYPGTGLGLAIIDSLVRMMGGKIILESQLEVGSMFRIELPRQVTSATTTGNNPALYLGSDEIQCSTQNPHHPYNQFSKASMGSPHFKP; encoded by the coding sequence ATGGAAGAGACGCTGAAAATTTTGGTTGTAGACGACGATGAAGTCGATCGCATGACAGTCCGTCGCGCCTTAACTAAGGCGAGTATCAAAATGGAATTGTCAGAAGCAAAAGACGGCCAGAGTGCTATTTTTGCTCTCACAAATCATGAATATGATTGCGTTTTCCTCGACTATCGCTTACCAGACCAGGATGGTTTGTCTCTGATTAATCAAATACAAGTTGCAGAAATCAAAGTTCCTTTAGTAGTCCTCACAGGTCAAGGAGATGAACAAATCGCTGTAGAATTAATGAAAGCTGGGGCTACAGATTATCTTACTAAATCAAGAATATCTTCAGAAACATTGGCACGAATTTTACGAAATGCGGTAAGAGTACATCGTGCAGAAATGCAAATAGCCATAGCCAACCAGCAAATTAGAGAAAATCATGAATTACTAATTCGCAAAAACCAAGAATTAGAAAAACAAAGACAGCAAATTCAACTACAAAATTTAAAGCTATTAGAAGCATCAAGATTAAAATCGCAATTCTTAGGCACAATGTCCCACGAGTTAAGGACGCCGATGAATGCGATTATTGGTTTTTCACAAATTTTGTTACGTCCTAAATTCGGTCAACTTACCCATCAGCAAACAGATATGGTTGAACGGATATTTAATAACGGAAAGCACTTGCTGATGTTGTTAAATGAAGTTCTCGATTTTTCTAAATTAGAAGCAGGACGGTTAGAGTTAAAACCAGAATTATTTGAATTACCAAAAATAATTAATAGTACTGTCGCCGAAATGCGTCCTTTATTTGAAAACAAAAAATTATCTTTAATAGTACAGGTAGATTTAGCCAATCCGGTAATATTTAATGATTCAGTACGTGTGCGACAAATTTTAGTTAATCTCCTGTCCAACGCCAATAAATTTACAGAAGCTGGTGAAGTTTGGGTAGAGGTCAATGAAATTCCTGGTAATCGGATAGCAATCGCCGTTCGAGATACAGGTATTGGTATCGCTCCCCAAGATTTTCAACATATTTTTGAAGCTTTCCGACAAGTCGATCAAAGTATCACCCGCAAATATCCGGGTACAGGACTTGGTTTAGCAATTATTGATTCCTTAGTACGCATGATGGGTGGCAAAATAATTCTAGAAAGTCAATTGGAGGTCGGTTCTATGTTTAGAATTGAATTGCCACGCCAAGTAACATCAGCCACCACAACAGGTAACAATCCAGCTTTATACTTGGGTAGCGATGAAATTCAATGTTCAACACAGAACCCTCATCACCCCTACAATCAATTCAGTAAAGCATCAATGGGATCTCCCCATTTCAAACCATAA
- a CDS encoding sensor histidine kinase, producing MSVVESSKIDRILAVDDTKDNLILVQTILESEGYQVDLVENGIAALEYVAQAPPDLILLDVMMPGMDGYEVTRRIRNNPEIKSYIPILLITAFHESSVVEGLDAEADDFIRKPFDTDELTARVRSLLRLKHSLDEQQKMARQREDFVSRLTHDLRTPLVAADRMLTLFLEETFCKISPEMKQAISVMIRSNQNLTQMVNTLLEVSRFEAGKKTLNWESSNLKEIAQEVVSELSPLASEKHLSVKLDTHQLDELGETAGVVMGDPLEFRRVISNLLGNAIKFTDTGGIEIRIREQSANPSGPDWVIIEVEDTGYGIAPEDQATIFERFRQGKNKRSGSGLGLHLSHRIVEAHNGKIELKSEVGRGSVFTVRLPKQA from the coding sequence ATGTCTGTTGTAGAAAGTTCCAAAATTGATCGTATTCTCGCTGTCGATGACACTAAAGACAATCTTATTTTGGTACAAACAATTCTAGAGAGTGAGGGATATCAAGTTGATTTAGTGGAAAATGGCATAGCAGCTTTAGAGTACGTTGCTCAAGCCCCACCTGACCTCATACTGCTAGACGTGATGATGCCCGGTATGGATGGATATGAAGTCACACGCCGTATACGTAATAATCCGGAAATTAAAAGCTATATTCCTATTTTATTAATCACCGCTTTCCATGAATCAAGCGTAGTCGAAGGTTTAGATGCAGAAGCTGACGACTTCATCCGCAAACCATTTGATACCGATGAATTAACCGCCAGAGTGCGATCGCTCCTCCGCCTCAAACACAGTCTCGATGAACAACAAAAAATGGCTCGCCAGCGCGAAGACTTTGTATCGCGCCTCACTCACGATTTGCGAACCCCCCTAGTCGCAGCCGATAGAATGCTGACTTTGTTTCTCGAAGAAACCTTCTGCAAAATTTCCCCAGAAATGAAACAAGCTATCAGCGTCATGATTCGCAGTAACCAAAATTTGACACAGATGGTCAACACCCTCCTAGAAGTATCTCGCTTCGAGGCGGGTAAAAAAACCCTCAACTGGGAAAGTAGTAACCTCAAAGAAATCGCCCAAGAGGTGGTCAGCGAGTTATCTCCCCTAGCTAGTGAAAAACACCTCAGTGTTAAATTAGACACTCACCAATTAGACGAACTCGGTGAAACAGCCGGCGTCGTTATGGGCGATCCCCTAGAATTTCGCCGAGTTATCAGCAATTTACTCGGTAACGCCATCAAATTTACAGATACAGGCGGTATAGAAATTCGCATTCGTGAACAATCAGCCAATCCTTCAGGCCCAGATTGGGTAATTATTGAAGTCGAAGACACAGGATATGGTATTGCTCCTGAAGACCAAGCAACTATCTTCGAGCGATTCCGTCAAGGAAAAAACAAGCGTTCCGGTAGCGGCTTAGGACTGCACCTATCCCACCGGATTGTCGAAGCTCACAACGGTAAAATTGAACTCAAATCAGAAGTCGGTCGAGGTAGCGTGTTTACAGTCAGATTACCAAAACAAGCTTAG
- a CDS encoding response regulator — protein MYLTHSFMSNETKYGSQQPLILVVEDHDDSLLLISYALESLGCRFICQADSTTTVLVAKEYHPDLIMLDILLPSLNGIEVVRRLKQEALTADIPVLAVTALASREDRERIIKAGFNDYISKPYMIEDLEDVIRRLLSSKLKPRSVFEMCQE, from the coding sequence ATGTATTTGACACATTCATTCATGAGTAATGAAACAAAGTACGGCTCTCAACAGCCGCTAATTTTAGTAGTAGAGGATCATGATGACAGTCTATTGCTGATTAGTTATGCGCTGGAGTCGCTAGGCTGTAGATTTATTTGTCAAGCAGACAGTACGACGACGGTGCTAGTGGCTAAGGAATATCACCCGGATTTAATTATGTTGGATATTTTGTTGCCAAGTCTCAACGGAATTGAGGTGGTGCGACGTTTGAAGCAGGAAGCGCTAACTGCTGATATCCCGGTGTTAGCTGTGACAGCTTTAGCGAGTAGGGAAGATCGAGAACGCATTATCAAAGCGGGTTTTAATGATTATATTAGCAAACCCTATATGATTGAGGATCTGGAAGATGTAATTCGTCGGTTACTGAGCAGTAAACTCAAGCCTCGCTCTGTTTTTGAGATGTGTCAAGAATAA
- a CDS encoding AAA family ATPase: MNFDNFRNNEGTAANNNRQSLLTSGWRPFNRDFDWRFFGQILFHDTRELSQKTINLASYYADALGRRDYSWWANLLNVASDYTRGELEKYWNYITPDPLTPDNRYKDVLGTETPITQFVSRNSIPIEYVLNRLQEITVLRVLKLLERPDIITQYYSERDFYFPAEKFVNWERLEVINTVYAYWAKHDVWLQIDPYDRGRRQYTLMAKNLAPLINKGTYDLAVMLSGYQSRVGKVHSQFPIRTFPADIQSFTDTVQQAILNQNQLAVVVHGEPGTGKTAWTQAVAKEILVALGYVIFILDHDAITNFVPPTYLERICIIINEADNLAQNRAYEVAQYNNRTEHILSLLDGTLYQSVIDESGIQIKQRLVVLMTCNTTERLDPAMLRKGRVDLMYEFTQRYV, encoded by the coding sequence ATGAATTTTGATAATTTTAGAAATAACGAAGGTACTGCTGCAAATAATAACCGTCAAAGTTTACTTACAAGCGGCTGGCGGCCATTCAATCGTGATTTTGATTGGAGATTTTTTGGTCAAATTCTATTTCACGACACCCGCGAATTAAGCCAAAAAACTATTAATCTCGCCAGTTATTACGCTGATGCTTTAGGTAGAAGAGATTATAGCTGGTGGGCAAATTTATTGAATGTAGCTTCCGACTATACTCGTGGTGAATTGGAGAAATATTGGAACTATATTACACCCGATCCACTGACACCGGACAACCGCTACAAAGACGTTTTGGGTACAGAAACTCCTATTACACAATTTGTCAGCCGTAATAGTATCCCCATTGAATATGTCTTAAATCGACTGCAAGAAATTACCGTTTTACGGGTTTTAAAATTATTAGAACGTCCCGATATCATTACACAGTATTATTCTGAAAGAGACTTTTATTTTCCAGCAGAGAAGTTTGTCAATTGGGAACGCTTAGAAGTAATTAATACTGTTTATGCTTACTGGGCTAAACATGACGTTTGGCTGCAAATTGATCCCTACGATCGCGGGCGGCGACAATATACTTTAATGGCCAAAAATCTCGCCCCACTAATCAACAAAGGAACATATGATTTAGCAGTCATGCTGAGTGGATATCAAAGCCGGGTAGGTAAAGTTCACAGTCAATTTCCCATCCGCACTTTTCCCGCAGATATTCAAAGCTTTACCGACACAGTACAGCAAGCAATTCTCAATCAAAACCAACTAGCCGTCGTCGTTCACGGTGAACCAGGAACAGGTAAAACAGCATGGACTCAGGCAGTAGCGAAAGAAATTCTTGTCGCTTTAGGATATGTGATTTTCATTTTAGATCATGATGCCATCACTAACTTTGTGCCACCCACATATTTAGAACGAATTTGCATCATTATCAATGAAGCTGATAATCTAGCTCAAAATCGTGCTTACGAAGTCGCACAATATAACAACAGAACAGAGCATATTCTCAGTCTCCTCGATGGTACCTTATATCAAAGTGTCATTGACGAATCAGGGATTCAGATCAAGCAGCGTTTAGTGGTCTTGATGACTTGTAACACCACAGAAAGACTAGATCCAGCAATGTTACGTAAAGGAAGAGTCGATTTGATGTATGAATTTACCCAGAGGTACGTTTGA